A genomic region of Streptomyces rimosus contains the following coding sequences:
- a CDS encoding peptidase C39 family protein: MNRPTPRRTVLAAALAVAAGAATPLAHAASPSEPSAAPKAKRLVDYRAWHTAADWKQGIANGTRVVNGSRPGVAIDRPAGSAEYRDPHTGTTATWEYAVWTSPARTLKVPSTEAVVSWNAHTPAGTWITVEMRGTYSDGGRTPWYVMGRWAAGDGDIRRTSVDGQKDGKSNISTDTFAIDNPASGLRLASYELRVTLHRRPGTTLTPTVWRLGLMGSAVPDRFDVPASKPGVATGRELTVPRYSQEIHKGQYPEYDNGGEAWCSPTSSQMIIEYWGRKPTAADLAWVNPAYADPQVCHAARFTYDYQYQGCGNWPFNTAYAATYRDMEAAVTRLGTLSDAETLIRAGIPVITSQSFLATELTGAGYGTAGHLMTVIGFTKSGDVIANDPNSPTNAAVRRVYQRRQFENIWLRTKRKNAEGKVVSGTGGICYVYFPREISAVQRAALAAVGIS; this comes from the coding sequence ATGAACAGACCCACGCCCCGGCGTACCGTTCTGGCCGCCGCCCTCGCCGTGGCGGCGGGCGCGGCCACCCCGCTGGCGCACGCCGCCTCCCCTTCCGAACCGTCCGCCGCACCGAAGGCGAAGCGTCTCGTGGACTACCGAGCCTGGCACACCGCAGCCGACTGGAAACAGGGCATCGCGAACGGCACCCGCGTGGTGAACGGGAGCCGCCCCGGGGTGGCCATCGACCGCCCCGCCGGCTCGGCCGAGTACCGCGATCCGCACACCGGTACCACCGCCACCTGGGAGTACGCGGTCTGGACGTCCCCGGCCCGCACCCTGAAGGTCCCGTCCACGGAAGCCGTCGTCTCCTGGAACGCCCACACACCGGCCGGCACCTGGATCACCGTCGAGATGCGCGGCACGTACAGCGACGGCGGGCGCACCCCGTGGTACGTGATGGGCCGCTGGGCCGCCGGGGACGGCGACATCCGCCGTACCTCCGTCGACGGCCAGAAGGACGGGAAGAGCAACATCTCCACCGACACCTTCGCCATCGACAACCCGGCGAGCGGCCTGCGGCTGGCCTCCTACGAACTGCGCGTCACCCTCCACCGCAGGCCCGGCACCACCCTCACCCCCACCGTGTGGCGCCTGGGCCTGATGGGGTCCGCCGTCCCCGACCGCTTCGACGTACCGGCCTCCAAGCCGGGCGTCGCGACCGGCCGGGAACTCACCGTGCCGCGCTATTCGCAGGAGATCCACAAGGGCCAGTACCCGGAGTACGACAACGGCGGCGAGGCGTGGTGCAGCCCCACCTCCTCCCAGATGATCATCGAGTACTGGGGCCGCAAGCCCACCGCCGCCGATCTGGCCTGGGTCAACCCGGCCTACGCCGACCCCCAGGTCTGCCACGCCGCCCGCTTCACTTACGACTACCAGTACCAGGGCTGCGGCAACTGGCCCTTCAACACCGCCTACGCGGCCACGTACCGCGACATGGAGGCCGCCGTCACCCGCCTCGGCACCCTCTCCGACGCCGAGACCCTGATCCGGGCCGGCATCCCGGTCATCACCTCGCAGTCCTTCCTGGCCACCGAACTGACCGGCGCGGGCTACGGCACGGCCGGCCACCTGATGACCGTCATCGGCTTCACCAAGTCCGGCGACGTGATTGCCAACGACCCCAACTCCCCGACGAACGCCGCCGTCCGCCGCGTCTACCAACGCCGCCAGTTCGAGAACATCTGGCTCCGCACCAAGCGCAAGAACGCCGAGGGCAAGGTCGTCAGCGGCACCGGCGGGATCTGTTACGTGTACTTCCCGAGGGAGATCAGCGCTGTTCAGCGGGCCGCCTTGGCGGCGGTGGGGATCAGCTGA
- the ribH gene encoding 6,7-dimethyl-8-ribityllumazine synthase: MSGKGAPELSVKNCGDLRVAVIAAQWHEKVMDGLVDGALRALSELGIDEPTLLRVPGSFELPVVAKVLAGRGYDAIVALGVVIRGGTPHFDYVCQGVTQGLTQVSVDTGVPIGFGVLTCDTEEQALDRAGIFGSTEDKGHEAVTAAVATAATLRTVAEPWR, encoded by the coding sequence GTGAGCGGCAAGGGCGCACCCGAACTGTCCGTGAAGAACTGTGGCGACCTGAGAGTGGCCGTCATCGCCGCCCAGTGGCACGAGAAGGTGATGGACGGCCTGGTCGACGGCGCCCTGCGCGCCCTGTCCGAGCTGGGCATCGACGAGCCGACGCTGCTGCGCGTGCCCGGCAGCTTCGAGCTGCCGGTGGTCGCCAAGGTGCTGGCCGGCCGGGGCTACGACGCGATCGTGGCGCTCGGCGTCGTCATCCGCGGCGGCACCCCGCACTTCGACTACGTCTGCCAGGGCGTCACCCAGGGCCTGACGCAGGTCAGCGTGGACACCGGCGTACCGATCGGGTTCGGCGTGCTGACCTGCGACACCGAGGAGCAGGCACTGGACCGGGCCGGAATCTTCGGCTCCACCGAGGACAAGGGCCACGAGGCGGTGACCGCCGCCGTCGCCACCGCCGCGACGCTGCGCACCGTCGCCGAGCCCTGGCGCTGA
- a CDS encoding phosphoribosyl-ATP diphosphatase gives MSKKTFEELFTELQQKAAGDPATSRTAELVQSGVHAIGKKVVEEAAEVWMAAEYESDEAAAEEISQLLYHLQVMMVAKGLTLDDVYAHL, from the coding sequence ATGTCCAAGAAGACGTTCGAGGAGCTGTTCACCGAGCTCCAGCAGAAGGCCGCCGGCGACCCCGCCACCTCCCGCACCGCCGAACTGGTCCAGTCCGGCGTCCATGCGATCGGCAAGAAGGTCGTCGAGGAGGCCGCCGAGGTGTGGATGGCCGCGGAGTACGAATCCGACGAGGCCGCCGCCGAGGAGATCTCCCAGCTCCTGTACCACCTTCAGGTGATGATGGTCGCCAAGGGCCTGACCCTCGACGACGTCTACGCCCACCTCTGA
- a CDS encoding PH domain-containing protein has product MSAPASAPLPALPVTFRPGRTRAVLYGVGIAQLAVLTVIAVLLPKLGPGERISFVFTGLIVLGVLLLLARPKVVAHQDGITVVNLTKKRELAWAQVLRVNLRQGDPWVHLDLADGTSLPAMGIQPGIARDQAIRDARTLRALADSHGTGSQPGK; this is encoded by the coding sequence GTGTCCGCGCCCGCATCCGCGCCCCTGCCCGCCCTCCCGGTGACGTTCCGGCCCGGCCGTACCCGGGCCGTGCTGTACGGCGTCGGCATCGCCCAGCTCGCCGTGCTCACGGTGATCGCCGTGCTGCTGCCGAAGCTCGGCCCCGGCGAGCGGATCAGCTTCGTGTTCACGGGGCTGATCGTGCTCGGCGTGCTCCTGCTGCTCGCCCGCCCCAAGGTGGTCGCCCACCAGGACGGCATCACGGTCGTCAACCTCACCAAGAAGCGCGAGCTGGCCTGGGCCCAGGTGCTGCGCGTCAATCTGCGCCAGGGCGACCCGTGGGTGCACCTCGACCTGGCGGACGGCACCAGCCTGCCCGCCATGGGCATCCAGCCCGGCATCGCGCGCGACCAGGCGATCCGGGACGCCCGTACGCTCCGGGCGCTCGCCGACAGCCACGGCACCGGCAGTCAGCCGGGCAAATGA
- a CDS encoding ester cyclase: MDATRTERNKQLVTGLFAAISARRTADLPRYLAADVIDHNKIIHGEPDAPGAAFDGFRQQLDAFSEARMEPRELIAEGDRVVARLLVSGVHTGAHPRMPRPTGRRFAVEQIWIFTVRAGKITEIRAVSDRLGMFAQLGWDWPETA, encoded by the coding sequence ATGGACGCGACCCGCACCGAGCGGAACAAGCAGCTCGTCACCGGCCTGTTCGCGGCGATCAGCGCACGGCGGACGGCGGATCTGCCGAGGTACCTGGCGGCGGACGTGATCGACCACAACAAGATCATCCATGGCGAGCCGGACGCACCGGGCGCCGCCTTCGACGGCTTCCGGCAGCAGCTCGACGCCTTCTCCGAAGCGCGGATGGAGCCGCGCGAGCTGATCGCGGAGGGCGACCGGGTGGTGGCCCGGCTGCTGGTCAGCGGGGTGCACACGGGGGCACATCCGCGGATGCCGCGGCCCACCGGACGGCGGTTCGCGGTGGAGCAGATATGGATCTTCACCGTACGGGCCGGGAAGATCACGGAGATCCGGGCGGTCAGCGACCGGCTGGGCATGTTCGCGCAGCTCGGCTGGGACTGGCCGGAAACGGCGTGA
- a CDS encoding HAD family hydrolase, which yields MTIKGVLFDFSGTLLRIESPESWLRAGLAETGTRLPEAETVRLAAELGRAGALPGGPSPERLPPGLSALWEVRDRSADRHRELYTGLARQVPLPDDRLYDALYERHMTAAAWAPYPDAAEVLGGLRQRGIRIGVVSNIGWDLRPVLRAHGLDRFVDSCVLSYEHGMQKPDLRLFEIACEELGLAPTDVLMVGDDRTADGAATALGCAYLPVDHVPVTERPDGLRPALGLVD from the coding sequence ATGACGATCAAGGGTGTGCTCTTTGACTTCTCCGGGACGCTGCTGCGCATCGAATCGCCGGAGAGCTGGCTGCGCGCGGGGCTCGCGGAGACCGGGACGCGGCTCCCGGAGGCGGAGACCGTCCGTCTCGCGGCGGAACTGGGCCGGGCGGGCGCGCTGCCCGGCGGCCCCTCGCCGGAACGGCTGCCGCCCGGCCTGTCCGCCCTGTGGGAGGTCCGGGACCGCAGCGCGGACCGGCACCGCGAGCTGTACACCGGCCTGGCCCGGCAGGTGCCGCTGCCCGACGACAGGCTGTACGACGCGCTGTACGAGCGCCATATGACCGCCGCCGCGTGGGCGCCGTACCCGGACGCCGCCGAGGTCCTGGGCGGACTCCGGCAGCGCGGCATCCGCATCGGCGTGGTCAGCAACATCGGCTGGGACCTGCGCCCGGTGCTCCGCGCCCACGGCCTCGACCGCTTCGTCGACAGCTGCGTCCTGTCGTACGAGCACGGCATGCAGAAGCCGGATCTGCGGCTCTTCGAGATCGCGTGCGAGGAGCTGGGGCTGGCGCCCACGGACGTGCTGATGGTGGGCGACGACCGTACGGCGGACGGCGCGGCGACGGCGCTGGGCTGCGCGTACCTGCCCGTCGACCACGTGCCGGTGACCGAGCGCCCGGACGGCCTGCGTCCCGCGCTCGGCCTGGTCGACTGA
- the hisG gene encoding ATP phosphoribosyltransferase, whose protein sequence is MLRIAVPNKGSLSEPASAMLHEAGYRQRKDRRELVLVDAENEVEFFFLRPRDIAVYVGSGKLDIGITGRDLLLDSGAQAEEIMQLGFAGSTFRYATRPGTAKEVTDFDGMTVATSFSGLVTQHLADNGVNASVVHLDGAVETAIQLGVAEIIADVVETGTTLRNAGLEIIGEPILKSEAVVIRGKDAPGDDPKVRQFLRRMQGVLVARRYVMMDYDIRVEHVEKAVALTPGLESPTVSPLHHEGWVAVRSMVPAKDAQRIMDELYELGARAILTTGIHACRL, encoded by the coding sequence ATGCTGCGCATCGCCGTCCCGAACAAGGGTTCACTGTCCGAGCCTGCGTCGGCGATGCTCCATGAGGCCGGCTACCGCCAGCGCAAGGACCGCAGGGAATTGGTCCTGGTCGACGCGGAGAACGAGGTCGAGTTCTTCTTCCTGCGCCCGCGCGACATCGCGGTCTACGTCGGCTCCGGCAAGCTGGACATCGGCATCACCGGCCGGGACCTGCTGCTGGACTCCGGCGCGCAGGCCGAGGAGATCATGCAGCTCGGCTTCGCCGGCTCGACCTTCCGCTACGCCACCCGCCCGGGCACCGCCAAGGAGGTCACCGACTTCGACGGCATGACGGTCGCCACCTCCTTCTCCGGCCTGGTCACCCAGCACCTCGCCGACAACGGCGTGAACGCCTCCGTCGTCCACCTGGACGGCGCGGTGGAGACCGCCATCCAGCTCGGCGTCGCCGAGATCATCGCCGATGTGGTGGAGACCGGCACCACCCTGCGCAACGCCGGACTGGAGATCATCGGCGAGCCGATCCTGAAGTCCGAGGCGGTCGTCATCCGCGGCAAGGACGCGCCCGGGGACGACCCGAAGGTCCGCCAGTTCCTGCGCCGCATGCAGGGCGTCCTGGTCGCCCGGCGCTACGTGATGATGGACTACGACATCCGCGTCGAGCACGTCGAGAAGGCCGTGGCGCTCACCCCGGGCCTGGAGTCGCCGACCGTCTCCCCGCTGCACCACGAGGGCTGGGTCGCGGTCCGCTCGATGGTCCCCGCCAAGGACGCCCAGCGCATCATGGACGAGCTGTACGAGCTCGGCGCCCGCGCCATCCTGACCACCGGCATCCACGCCTGCCGCCTCTGA
- a CDS encoding AAA family ATPase codes for MDFGTQGTHAPAELAWLRAVDAYTVGAYPQAEEEFRAAVRMDPTMADGWLGLHALRADTSTALLRMHRHRDRFGEQRARHRRTLNSWYWLGWWVQPVLETGRDLLLAHASHWLDGRHVAELDQALAGCPPVDTDPQVRFLHACRAYLVKDWDQLVRHTEPLLDDPLLGIEAGLFGGMARVRQEMYGQAEPLLAAALMRCRSEQPQRKELRYWLARAHEGTGRSAAALPLYRAVHRVDPAFMDTSARLAAIAEGDGLEEGAGLAAVSASGLGQEAGGDLDPLSPLDPVDGRELLATTEPEGPDGDLAGGSPGDAGPAVREKAALGGPRGADQLPAGPSDPVLLEKALAELERMVGLEPVKRQVRALSAQLRMARLRAGQGLPVQPPKRHFVFSGPSGTGKTTVARILGRVFYALGLLGGDHLVEAQRADLVGEFLGQTAVKANELIDSALGGVLFVDEAYSLSNSAYTKGDAYGDEALQVLLKRAEDNRDRLVVILAGYPEGMDRLLAANPGLSSRFTSRVDFPSYRPPELTAIGEVLAAENGDHWDEESLEELRSISAHVVEQGWIDELGNGRFLRTLYEKSCAYRDLRLSTWSSAPSRDDLATLRLPDLMQAYGEVLSGRGPAIGPGPDLPPPL; via the coding sequence ATGGATTTCGGCACCCAGGGCACACACGCCCCGGCCGAACTCGCCTGGCTGCGCGCGGTGGACGCCTACACGGTGGGCGCGTACCCGCAGGCGGAGGAGGAGTTCCGGGCCGCGGTGCGGATGGATCCGACGATGGCCGACGGCTGGCTCGGCCTGCACGCGCTGCGTGCGGACACCTCGACCGCGCTGCTGCGCATGCACCGGCACCGCGACCGTTTCGGGGAGCAGCGGGCCCGCCACCGGCGCACGCTCAATTCCTGGTACTGGCTCGGATGGTGGGTGCAGCCGGTGCTGGAGACCGGCCGCGACCTGCTGCTGGCGCACGCCTCGCACTGGCTCGACGGCCGCCATGTGGCCGAGCTGGACCAGGCGTTGGCGGGCTGCCCGCCGGTGGACACCGACCCGCAGGTGCGCTTCCTGCACGCCTGCCGCGCCTATCTCGTCAAGGACTGGGACCAGCTCGTGCGACATACCGAGCCGCTGCTGGACGATCCGCTGCTCGGCATCGAGGCCGGGCTGTTCGGCGGCATGGCGCGGGTGCGCCAGGAGATGTACGGCCAGGCCGAGCCGCTGCTGGCGGCCGCCCTGATGCGCTGCCGCAGTGAGCAGCCGCAGCGCAAGGAGCTGCGGTACTGGCTCGCCCGGGCCCACGAGGGCACCGGCCGCAGCGCGGCGGCGCTGCCGCTGTACCGCGCGGTGCACCGCGTCGACCCGGCGTTCATGGACACCTCGGCCCGGCTGGCGGCCATAGCCGAGGGCGACGGCCTGGAGGAGGGCGCGGGCCTGGCGGCCGTGTCCGCCTCCGGCCTCGGCCAGGAGGCGGGCGGCGACCTCGATCCGCTCTCCCCGCTCGACCCGGTGGACGGGCGGGAACTGCTGGCCACGACCGAGCCGGAGGGCCCGGACGGTGATCTGGCGGGCGGCTCGCCGGGGGACGCCGGTCCGGCCGTACGGGAGAAGGCCGCGCTCGGCGGACCGCGCGGCGCCGACCAGCTGCCGGCCGGCCCTTCCGACCCGGTGCTGCTGGAGAAGGCGCTCGCCGAGCTGGAGCGGATGGTCGGGCTGGAGCCGGTGAAGCGTCAGGTCAGGGCGCTGTCGGCGCAGTTGCGGATGGCGCGGCTGCGGGCGGGCCAGGGCCTTCCGGTGCAGCCGCCGAAACGACACTTCGTCTTCTCCGGGCCGTCCGGCACCGGCAAGACCACCGTGGCCCGGATACTCGGCCGGGTGTTCTACGCGCTCGGCCTGCTCGGCGGTGATCACCTGGTCGAGGCGCAACGGGCCGACCTGGTCGGCGAGTTCCTGGGGCAGACCGCCGTGAAGGCGAACGAGCTGATCGACTCGGCGCTGGGCGGGGTGCTGTTCGTGGACGAGGCGTACAGCCTGTCGAACTCGGCGTACACCAAGGGCGACGCGTACGGCGACGAGGCCCTTCAGGTGCTGCTCAAGCGGGCCGAGGACAACCGCGACCGGCTCGTCGTCATCCTCGCCGGTTACCCGGAGGGCATGGACCGCCTGCTGGCCGCCAACCCCGGCCTGTCCTCCCGCTTCACCTCGCGCGTCGACTTCCCGAGCTACCGGCCGCCGGAGCTGACCGCCATCGGCGAGGTGCTGGCCGCCGAGAACGGCGACCACTGGGACGAGGAGTCGCTGGAGGAGCTGCGCAGCATCAGCGCCCACGTCGTCGAGCAGGGCTGGATCGACGAGCTGGGCAACGGCCGCTTCCTGCGCACCCTGTACGAGAAGAGCTGCGCCTACCGGGACCTGCGGCTGTCCACGTGGTCCAGCGCCCCGTCCCGCGACGACCTGGCCACCTTGCGCCTGCCGGATCTGATGCAGGCGTACGGCGAAGTCCTCTCCGGGCGCGGCCCGGCCATCGGACCGGGCCCGGACCTGCCGCCGCCGCTCTGA
- a CDS encoding TetR/AcrR family transcriptional regulator C-terminal domain-containing protein has translation MDVTKGPKRARGERAGLSRQRVLDAALALVDRDGLAALSMRRLGADLGVEAMTLYHYVPNKDALLDGLVERVFEQAAPLTADGARWRPALERYAGSLRRTLLRHPAVLPLAMSRPAVTPQTLGAVESGLRMLRDAGFPLGRALDVLNALTVFVIGHAAVEAATARVNEQGAPGSTAYLAQLDADRFPLLVEAGRGGHGADDAARFDHAVRALLAGFDGGA, from the coding sequence ATGGACGTGACCAAGGGGCCGAAGCGCGCGCGGGGGGAACGGGCCGGGCTGTCCCGGCAGCGGGTGCTGGACGCGGCGCTCGCGCTGGTCGACCGCGATGGACTCGCCGCCCTCTCGATGCGCCGGCTGGGCGCCGACCTCGGCGTCGAGGCCATGACGCTCTATCACTATGTGCCGAACAAGGACGCGTTGCTGGACGGCCTGGTGGAGCGGGTCTTCGAGCAGGCGGCGCCGCTCACCGCCGACGGCGCGCGCTGGCGGCCCGCACTGGAGCGGTACGCCGGGTCGCTGCGCCGCACGCTGCTGCGCCACCCCGCCGTACTGCCCCTGGCGATGAGCCGCCCCGCGGTGACACCGCAGACCCTCGGTGCGGTGGAGAGCGGCCTGCGGATGCTGCGCGACGCGGGCTTCCCGCTCGGCCGGGCGCTGGACGTACTGAACGCGCTCACCGTCTTCGTCATCGGGCACGCCGCCGTCGAAGCGGCCACCGCCCGCGTCAACGAACAGGGCGCGCCCGGCTCAACGGCGTACCTTGCGCAGTTGGACGCGGACCGCTTCCCGCTGCTCGTGGAGGCCGGGCGGGGCGGCCACGGGGCCGACGACGCGGCGCGCTTCGACCACGCCGTGCGGGCGCTGCTGGCGGGCTTCGACGGCGGGGCCTGA
- a CDS encoding uridine kinase family protein, with protein MSQEPIRPVPSGPAPSRAPDGLEALAARLRALPPSCGPVRLIAVDGHAGSGKSTFARHLAAALDDAPVVQLDDIATHDELFAWADRFRAEVLAPLSRGEPARYRVYDWERREFTARRELVPAHAVIVEGVGAGRRALRPYLACLLWMDLTAGHSWERGRLRDGQALEGFWDDWIPAERGHFAADPTRPHAGLLVRASTEGYEVLPGPDGTHGTP; from the coding sequence GTGAGTCAAGAGCCGATCCGGCCGGTCCCGTCCGGCCCGGCGCCGTCCCGCGCGCCGGACGGGCTGGAGGCCCTCGCCGCCCGGCTGCGCGCGCTGCCCCCGTCCTGCGGTCCGGTGCGCCTGATCGCGGTGGACGGGCACGCCGGGTCCGGCAAGAGCACCTTCGCGCGGCATCTGGCCGCGGCGCTGGACGACGCCCCGGTCGTCCAGCTGGACGACATCGCCACCCACGACGAACTGTTCGCCTGGGCGGACCGGTTCCGGGCCGAGGTCCTGGCGCCGCTGTCGCGCGGGGAGCCCGCCCGGTACCGGGTGTACGACTGGGAGCGCAGGGAGTTCACCGCGCGCCGGGAGCTGGTACCGGCGCACGCCGTCATCGTGGAGGGCGTGGGCGCGGGCCGGCGCGCCCTGCGCCCGTACCTGGCGTGCCTGCTGTGGATGGACCTGACGGCCGGTCACTCCTGGGAACGGGGACGGCTGCGGGACGGACAGGCCCTCGAAGGGTTCTGGGATGACTGGATCCCTGCGGAACGCGGCCATTTCGCGGCGGACCCCACGCGTCCGCACGCCGGCCTGCTGGTACGCGCGAGCACCGAGGGGTACGAGGTGCTGCCGGGGCCGGATGGGACGCACGGTACCCCCTGA
- a CDS encoding hemolysin family protein, producing the protein MSFLQLLFAAFLVLVNGFFVGAEFALVSVRRSQIEPLATEGSKRARKVLHGLENLPQMMAAAQFGITVCSLTLGAVAEPTVARLLEPLFHAAHLPAPLIHPLGYVIALAAVVFLHLVIGEMVPKNLAMAAPEKTALWFSPGLVAFARLCRPVTALLGACARGVLRLFRVEPKDEVEAVFTSEQLTHLVEDSKQAGLLAPAEQERLSDALELGSRPVTDVLLDPAGLVTVDPAVTPRQVEELTVKTGYSRFPVSAPGGAYMGYLHVKDVLDLEEGDRAVPQHIWHPMTTLRAELPLDDALTAMRRSASHLAAVADATGRVLGLVALEDVLEKLVGEVRDPAHRQEDLVPVAAFGAQGTRVPEVPGLTGTPGDRLSGPRSEPGPARDDRALAG; encoded by the coding sequence GTGAGTTTCCTGCAGCTGCTGTTCGCCGCCTTCCTGGTCCTGGTCAACGGCTTCTTCGTGGGCGCCGAGTTCGCGCTCGTCTCGGTGCGCCGCAGCCAGATCGAGCCGCTGGCCACCGAGGGCTCCAAGCGGGCCCGCAAGGTGCTGCACGGCCTGGAGAACCTGCCGCAGATGATGGCGGCGGCCCAGTTCGGCATCACCGTCTGCTCCCTGACGCTCGGCGCGGTCGCCGAACCGACCGTCGCCCGCCTCCTGGAGCCCCTCTTCCACGCGGCGCATCTGCCCGCGCCGCTGATCCACCCGCTCGGCTACGTCATCGCCCTGGCCGCGGTGGTCTTCCTCCACCTCGTCATCGGCGAGATGGTGCCGAAGAACCTGGCGATGGCCGCGCCGGAGAAGACCGCGCTGTGGTTCAGCCCGGGCCTGGTCGCCTTCGCCCGGCTGTGCCGCCCGGTCACCGCCCTGCTCGGGGCGTGCGCGCGCGGTGTGCTGCGGCTGTTCCGCGTCGAGCCGAAGGACGAGGTCGAGGCGGTCTTCACGAGCGAACAGCTCACCCACCTCGTCGAGGACTCCAAGCAGGCCGGGCTGCTGGCCCCCGCCGAGCAGGAGCGCCTGTCCGACGCGCTGGAGCTGGGCAGCCGCCCGGTCACCGACGTGCTCCTGGATCCGGCCGGGCTGGTGACGGTCGATCCGGCGGTCACCCCGCGCCAGGTCGAGGAGCTGACCGTCAAGACCGGCTACTCCCGCTTCCCGGTGTCCGCGCCTGGCGGCGCGTACATGGGCTACCTGCACGTCAAGGACGTACTGGACCTGGAGGAGGGCGACCGTGCGGTGCCGCAGCACATCTGGCACCCGATGACGACGCTGCGCGCCGAACTCCCCCTGGACGACGCGCTGACCGCGATGCGCCGGTCCGCCTCCCACCTGGCCGCCGTCGCCGACGCGACCGGGCGGGTACTCGGCCTGGTGGCGCTGGAGGACGTACTGGAGAAGCTGGTGGGGGAGGTGCGCGATCCGGCGCACCGGCAGGAGGACCTGGTGCCCGTGGCGGCGTTCGGCGCGCAGGGCACCCGGGTGCCCGAGGTGCCGGGGCTCACCGGTACGCCGGGGGACCGGCTGTCCGGGCCGCGGAGCGAGCCGGGCCCGGCCCGGGACGACCGGGCGCTGGCGGGCTGA
- a CDS encoding hemolysin family protein translates to MTASLLLLAAALVLILANGFFVAAEFGLVTVEKAEAERAAAAGDRRARTVVCALRELSFQLSGTQLGITITSLVVGMLAEPALAHLLSGPLTALGLPAGAVPGIAVVIGMLLASAVQMVLGELVPKNWAVSKPLQVARFVAGPQGAFSRFFRPVISLLNTVANRLVRALGVEPTDELASARTPGELVSLAHHSARAGVIEQDTADLFVRTLSLGGLTAENVMTPRVRVSALQASATAEDVLNLTRATGLSRFPVYHTRLDEVVGMVHLKDALAVPEHERLRTPAGRIAVPPLLVPETLPVQPLLERLRSEQPIAVVVDEYGGTAGVVTLEDIVEELVGEVRDEHDRAALPELAQAPPEDGRPSWDADGGCRVDTLRRIGLDAPDGPYETVAGLVAHILGRVPAPGDTAELDGWRLRVRLVSHHRAARVRIIRTAGAAAPAPLLAEVAR, encoded by the coding sequence ATGACCGCCAGTCTGCTGCTGCTCGCGGCGGCACTCGTCCTGATCCTCGCCAACGGCTTCTTCGTCGCCGCCGAATTCGGCCTGGTGACCGTGGAGAAGGCGGAGGCCGAACGGGCCGCCGCCGCGGGCGACCGGCGCGCCCGCACCGTCGTCTGTGCGCTGCGCGAACTCTCCTTCCAGCTCTCCGGCACCCAGCTCGGCATCACCATCACCTCCCTGGTGGTCGGCATGCTCGCCGAGCCCGCCCTCGCCCACCTGCTGTCCGGGCCGCTGACCGCCCTCGGGCTGCCGGCCGGCGCCGTACCGGGCATCGCCGTCGTCATCGGGATGCTGCTGGCCTCCGCCGTGCAGATGGTCCTCGGCGAGCTGGTGCCCAAGAACTGGGCGGTCTCCAAGCCGCTCCAGGTCGCCCGCTTCGTGGCCGGCCCGCAGGGCGCCTTCTCGCGGTTCTTCCGCCCGGTGATCTCCCTGCTGAACACGGTCGCCAACCGGCTCGTACGGGCCCTGGGCGTGGAGCCGACCGACGAGCTGGCCTCCGCCCGCACCCCCGGCGAACTGGTCTCGCTCGCCCACCACTCGGCCCGCGCCGGGGTGATCGAGCAGGACACCGCCGACCTGTTCGTGCGCACCCTCTCGCTCGGCGGGCTGACCGCCGAGAACGTGATGACCCCGCGGGTACGGGTCAGCGCCCTCCAGGCGTCCGCGACCGCCGAGGACGTCCTCAACCTCACCCGCGCCACCGGCCTGTCCCGCTTCCCCGTCTACCACACCCGGCTCGACGAGGTCGTGGGCATGGTGCACCTCAAGGACGCCCTCGCGGTGCCCGAGCACGAGCGGCTGCGCACCCCGGCCGGACGGATCGCCGTACCGCCGCTCCTGGTGCCCGAGACACTGCCGGTGCAGCCGCTGCTGGAGCGGCTGCGCAGCGAACAGCCGATAGCCGTGGTCGTCGACGAGTACGGCGGCACGGCGGGCGTGGTCACCCTGGAGGACATCGTCGAGGAACTGGTCGGCGAGGTCCGCGACGAGCACGACCGGGCGGCCCTGCCCGAGCTGGCGCAGGCGCCGCCCGAGGACGGCCGCCCGTCCTGGGACGCGGACGGCGGCTGCCGGGTCGACACGCTGCGCCGGATCGGCCTGGACGCGCCGGACGGCCCGTACGAGACCGTGGCCGGACTGGTCGCGCACATACTCGGGCGGGTGCCCGCCCCCGGCGACACCGCCGAACTGGACGGCTGGCGGCTGCGGGTGCGGCTGGTGTCCCACCACCGTGCCGCACGGGTCCGGATCATACGGACGGCCGGCGCCGCCGCCCCCGCCCCGCTGCTCGCGGAGGTGGCCCGGTGA